In Falco biarmicus isolate bFalBia1 chromosome 6, bFalBia1.pri, whole genome shotgun sequence, the following are encoded in one genomic region:
- the FBXO25 gene encoding F-box only protein 25 isoform X5 → MKKYTVLKIVSLQPRKGKKIILGVTQIHSRHGYCTLGEAFNRLDFSSAIQDIRRFNYVVKLLQLIAKSQLTSLSGAAQKNYFNILDKIVRKVMEDQYNPRLIKDLLQDLSSTLCILIRGVGKSVLVGNINIWICRLETILLWQQQLKNLQMNKQVNNGLTLSDLPLHMLNNILYRFSDGWDIITLGQVTPTLYMLSEDRQLWKKLCQYHFAEKQFCRHLIPSEKGHIDWKLMYFALQKYYPIKEQYGDTLHFCRHCSILFWKDTGHPCTASDPNTCLMPVSPQHFIDLFKF, encoded by the exons ATGAAGAAATATACAGTACTGAAGATTGTGAGTTTGCagccaagaaaaggaaaaaagatcatTTTAGGAGTAACACAGATTCACAGT AGACATGGCTATTGCACTTTGGGAGAAGCTTTTAACCGCTTAGACTTTTCAAGTGCAATTCAGGACATCAGAAGGTTCAATTATGTGGTCAAA CTTTTGCAGTTAATTGCAAAATCCCAGTTAACTTCACTGAGTGGTGCAGCGCAAAAGAACTACTTTAACATTTTGGACAAAATTGTGCGGAAGG tcATGGAAGACCAATATAATCCACGATTAATCAAAGATCTTCTACAGGATCTGAGTTCTACTCTCTGTATACTGATTAGGGGAGTAGGAAAATCTGTGTTGGTAGGGAACATCAATATTTGGATTTGTCGATTAGAAACTATCCTTCTGTGGCAACAACAACTAAAAAACCTTCAGATGAACAAG caaGTCAACAATGGTCTTACGCTTAGCGATCTCCCTCTCCATATGCTGAACAACATCTTATACAGGTTCTCTGATGGCTGGGACATTATTACTCTGGGTCAAGTGACCCCAACTTTGTACATGCTTAGTGAAGACAGACAGTTGTGGAAAAAACTCTGCCAGTatcattttgcagaaaagcag TTTTGTAGGCATTTGATTCCATCAGAGAAAGGTCACATTGACTGGAAGCTGATGTACTTTGCGCTTCAGAAATACTACCCAATAAAGGAACAGTACGGGGATACCTTGCATTTCTGTCGACACTGCAGTATTCTGTTTTGGAAG GATACAGGACACCCCTGCACAGCCAGTGATCCGAACACCTGTCTCATGCCAGTATCTCCTCAGCATTTCATAGATCTCTTCAAATTTTGA